The stretch of DNA ACTAGGAAGAGCCGAGCTACCAGCACGTGCACAAACAAATTTTCACGGAATGATTGCCACGTGTAACTGCCAATCAacatataatttgattttactGATGTTGTAATGTCACATGGGCTGTCACGTCAGTGTATAGTCTATCTTGGTGACGTGTGCCACGTCATCATTATTGTGTTGATCATTTTATAGTTACagaattttttacttttttatttttttatacacgtatttttaatatttttttgaaaaaataaaaaaattataatattattaaaaaatattttcttaattattaagaaaaaaaataaaaaataaaagcaataaaatttAGCCGTAGAACAGAGTAATAAGAGCagtattaatattaacattGTTGTGTTTCTGTTATCTATCcgaaaaataataaagacagCTTTTTTCACAAGACTTTATCAACAATATTTTAGAAAgtgaagtatttttataaaatatcttataaaattatttttattttataatatgtgttgtaaaatatattgtgaaattttttgtatggacattattattcttttattattatttgtttttataatgaaCCGAGTCGAGTCGAATTCGAATAAGGGTACTCAAGCTCAATTAACATGTTTTCTTGTTCAAACTCGATTCGAACTCGAATATCCTGGTTCGAACTTGATTCGTTAACCATTAATGTTGTTCGAATTCAAATCGAGCttgactaaaaataaacaaatgagtCAAGCTCAAGTAGCTGAGctcgattttttattttgaaatttttaaatcctATCTTTtgagtaataattttttaaaagaaatttacaaaacaatttaactattcaaccaaaaaaattCTTATGGTATAccttctttataaaaataacttatagttataaattaaaagaataatacacaagataaatgtaataaactaaactatttaatacatatagattatataataaatcaatagttgtagttgtatgatatattattatacaaattatcctatgcatattttgaaaacataacatatatatatatatatattaaataagataaactataaaaaaattagtaatatataattaagtataccaaatataaataatatatatataacatatacatatataaaacatattatgaGCTTTAAAACGAGCTCGAACGAGTCTAGTCAAGCTTATACGATTTTGTTCACGAGTCTAAATTGAGTCAAGCCGAGTTTATACGAGTTTTTCTTGTTTAATATTCAAATCTATATTAGTGTTTACAAAcatctcatttattaaatgaatcgAGTTCAAACCGAGTGTTGCCCAGATGACTAACACAAAAGGGAGTGTGAATTgagttgtatttaaaaattaataattataaacgAAATACACAatagaaaatatgaataaaatacaaagtaacagtaaatataaagagtaaaggTAAGAGAGAAGCAAACTAAGTATTTTAACAAGGTTCTACTTCACTGCCTACATCCACGCCCTAAGCTACCTCTTTAGGATTCTCAAATTCATTATTCAACATCCTTCAGGTGGATATAGAAACCTATTATACCTTTGAGCTGTACCGCTACAAAAGATCCATGTAGAACATCATATATACTTACAATCACCTTACACATGATGATTCAACTATTCCCTATATAGAACACCTTCTACATGCACAAGGATTATACACACTCTTTTACTAATACAAGAGCTGATAGTAGGTAATACAATGCAAAACTATGTATCTCTTAAAATGAACAAGTGTTAATGCTCAATGCTTAGAGAAAACagattgaaagttttgaatgaatgttgtaaagTTTTGCAATTGATGTGTGTACGCTTTTATCGtaaattttaagatttcaattgagttatttatagaCATATAAGactacattttcaaatttaagaaaattcacatgTAAAAAAAGAGTACtactcacttttcaaaattttcaaataaaagtttctcctttttacaattgttaaagataacatcattcactttttaaaattttcaaattaaatcttCTATTTTTGCATATGACAAAAGGagcattatttactttttaagtttttcaaacaaaatcatttatcttttgcatatgtaaaaaagaaaaaaaaaatcaatcatttttcaaaattttcaaacaaaacatgtacatgtgaattaagatgacaatcaatcatcttttaaatttttaaaattcaaacttttaattttttcatgcacatgtgaaatcTGACAATcgatcatctttcaaaaattcaaatttcaaacttttaataatttaaatatataaaaattgcaATTTAAtgctttatgagaaaatattctttttgaGCCTTAATCCAATTTCGAATTTTTCAAGAGATGTTCAAATTACTCTAAGAGCTTTATTTGTGAACTTGTTCCCTAATTTCTTGCTCATACTTAGTTCGTTGATGTACTTAATTTCATTGTGTAGACAACTTGAGTTTGAGACTCCTTTATGTTTGAATTCATTTGTCATCATTAAAatccatatataaatatataattatataaagtttGAAATCTTAGGTTTAGCACCGATTATACACGAGTCGAGATCGAGCTGTTCATGAGCTGTTTTGTTCATTTGCAACCCTAGTCAAAATGATGGAGCTGGGCAGCATTGCCTTTATCTTATACTAATCAACATCGATTAGGGGGGGGAGTTTTCTCTTTTCAGGCTACTGATTCTGGTGAAATAAGCAAGAATTGATTCCCTTTCTTCTTTACTGTTGGGAGGGTGTGGCTTTCGCTGGACTTGAAAACAAGCTCAATAATTGAACCCCCAAAAGAAATATCTGACctaacaacaaaataaacacTACTTTCCAGACAGTTTCTATCAGATTGTTCCAACTTTTTGTGCATGTTTGGCCCAATAATGgcattattttgatatgcttccAGTACGTGCGATGCTTTGAGCTAAGAGTGACACAATATTCCAATGTCCATTTGTATTTTTCATGAGATTATCcttaacatatatttatttattatttgatcttTGCTCATATTGAGCTGCTACGTACATCACATCACCTCATAAACTTTACtgattaaaaataacaaagttTTACTTATCTTTCCTGTTTAGCCACGTCATCCACCTCTCATTGTATTTGAcacccaataaaaataaaataatattggttATTAAAGCTAAGTTTATCAAATGAAAATAACACATTTTAATCACATAAGTGATTTTTATTTGTGAGTCTTTTAGTTTGAAAAATCCTATTTGCAAGCCTATATTTTGACACATTTGAgatgtgtttggttgttgaaatcAACTCAACCCATCTTAAACTAATCATAAATgagattcattatttttttaactttccataaaaaagttaaatccatctcaacccatttaatacattcaaacatatatttcaacttatttacattcaaatatatctcaatgagacctacaaaatattactatttataaatcaacaattcagatgagttgagatcaccttaacatccaaatgcaggCTTAACACAACAGTATTACTATGGAGGATATAGAGACATACTACATCAactaataaatagaattttaacctttttttataattaattggcCGGGATCTCACAACTTACAACAAACGGTGTGTTGAGACGCCTgccaattttaaaatttattgccaatgaattaaaaaatatatattaaattttcaaggaAGTTAATTATTACTCTTGATGACTAGAGTTATGTTGGCACACTTGTAAAGAACTCTTTGATAAAACTTTGTAAGATTTTCCATCCCTATcatagaaaaagagagagtatATATAAGAAGATGAGATCAAGatactatataaaattttagagataagTGTACTACtcgaaaatatttttaaaatttaaatattttacttttaatttataatatatttttatctaataactTTGAAAAAGACTACTCTGTCGCCTTAATTGTACCGTTTCATTTGACAacttgctaattttttttttacttaatgattaaagaagtgattttaaatgtattgatgtattttttttattttttttaaatatttaagtatattaaaaaatgtgaaaaaaatgataaaaaaaaaacccaaaaaatgaaAGGGCTGTAACTTTGAGTGGGCTACtctgggcggcagagtagcccaactcaataaattttgttatttatgtgCATTGTGTAGGTACGAGACTAGTTGACATAATTAGGGTGTAATTATCGAAAAAAAGTGTTATAGatacacaaatattttataaaagtagacttacaaactgatgtaatttcatttaatatgtTATATCTAAAGttaaagtaactttataatttgtcctgtatttacttttttgaaaaataaaaatctaaaaatatgtccCTTTGGATCTCGGTCCGAACGGTGTGTTCTCTCCTCTCCGCTTAGGCGGTGTATGGGATTTGTCCCCTAGTCCGCTTAGTCGGGGTATGGGTTTTGTTTATCCAATTACTATTTACTCTATCCGGGATAGAGTTGTGCACGACAGATCTCTTAGACTTAGGTTTTAAGAGATCTGCCGTTTGGCCTAGACCTTGTCAGTCACGAAAGTGTGTTGGAGAGCTTTTATCGTCTGTAACTGACTTTTTAAGTCATAATTGTATGTCCTCTATTATAAACGAAATGCGGTCcgttatcattaaaaaaaaagtaattttataatttgattcgtcatatcaaattataaatttatttttataaaattattttgcaGCTAAAGTATTTCTTGTAATTGAATACGAGAATATTTGCACAAAGATAAGTAGGACCAGGGACATTATTGGTGGAGCCCTTCACAAGTATGTTTGGTTGCTCAAAAGGATAAACAGTAACGTGGAGCACCTTTCTGTTATTAGCTCAAAACTAGAAGGTTTGAAACTCTAACCTATCAATTTGATTGTTCTTCATAATTTCTATATTTCCCAAAAGTTAAAACCTCCTGTTGTATTTATTTAAACCCCTGATAATTTGTGATGAACTCACAAGAAAAAAGGTGGAGCcaagaccatatatatatatatatatcagaaaaTATTACTTCCAATATTACAGTAAGATTCACCGCTTCTTTTGGTATCCACAATGATGTTCTGCAACTAGAAAATGGTATGAAAATCTGGAGCTGTGGTTGAAGATGAATCAGAAATCTTGGTGCCTCCatggatttaatgaatttttttgcCCATCTTGGGAATCCGTCTATGTAGAAAATCGGGTATGAAAGTGTTGAAAGTAGCAGTACTCAGCTTCCAGCCTCAGAGATGCTCAGAAGTGAGGGGCGCCAAGACTTTGACCTCATTACAGCAGAGCTCATTGATGGTGTCCTTACTCTCTGTCTTTCATGTCTCATCACCTGAAATTTTGGCATGGTTACGGGGATAATTACAGTACATGGATGAGAACAACACTTTTTCAACTGGAAAAATGAAGGCTTTTATGTAGGTGACATCTCTTATTCACTAGCTGCATTATTGTGGATAACAACATCAACAGACACTCTGCCTCTCACTCTGTCATATCAAAATGATTGCAAGAATAACCCTATATGGTTCAtgttcttcattcttttttaataaatgaattattttggtGGGTACTTCGGCAAGAAGAGTTGAAAGCTCGAATCCTCTGTTTACAGCTGTACTCATCATAATCACAAATAATTCAACCTGCATAGCTGTGGATTACAGCCAGTTCATCTCATAGATTTTCAAAGTAGCATGTAACATAGATAGATACCTGGTATTTCTTCTCCTTATCTGACTTCCCTTCTGCCTCAAAACCTGGAATCTGCTTCTCTGACACTGTCTGTGACATCTCAGCTGATTCCACCTCCTGCTTCTGCTTCGTTTTGGCAAACTTTTTTGCCCGCAACACCTTCATAACCTCTACAAAACCAGCAGTAAAATCTAAAGCTTTTCAATCAAACCGAGAACAGAATACAGATTCTCAAACTAATCAGAATCTCAAACACAAACCGTACGTACCTTGAGTAGTGACCAGCCGATAAGCATGACCAAGAGCAAGAGTATCCGTTGGCCGGAGAAGCTTAACGCGGGTGAACCGCACGGTCTTGGTCTTATCCTGATCCTGATCATCCTCGGATGCAGGCAACGGGATGATCAAAGAAACATAGTGGCCCGGATTCGTTTTCATCACCTCGTTCGCGCTCACCGGCCAATACAGCCTCTCTAGCTTCCCACTTGGGTGTTGTATCACCAGGGCTGCTGCATCTATGGCCTGGCAATTtcccatttctcttcttttttctggcctttttttttccctttctgaAAGAGGAAGACGACGAAGAAAGATAAGGAGGagaaaaggaaggaaggagagggagagtaAGCAGAAGTCTCTTTCTGTACAGCTCCCACACCGTCCCCAACACAAATATATAGTAAAAACGGGTCCTTTGTCACCAGAGGCCGTCCCAACTAATTTAtgatgcatataatatattatatgtattataaTCATAGATATCATCGGCATCTCACAAAATTCAACATTTATTAATGTCTCTGACCTTATGATTATTGTTTCTTTGAGGGGAAAGACCTTATTATTGTATCCTGCCCGTTTAATGTcacttatataataataaattgtggAGTTTGCCATATATGTGACACTAAACGGCaggatataataataataaaattcagtGACATTAATAAGTGGAGTTAAGTGAGACAAGGTATATATGTCTAggcaaatatatttttcagcCAACACTTTGcatatcaaattatcaaaatacttACGTGTGAATATAGCCTTTTGATCAAATCTAGTTGTTATGTTCTCTCTCGTAAAAAAATCGGccgcgtttggatgttgagttgaattgaattaagttgagttgagatgataaaatatcattataatattattattattttaagatttgaaaaagttgaattatttattatattttgtgttgaaatttaaaaactttgtaatgatgagttgagatgagtttgggaTCCAAACATACATCgactacgtttggatgttgaactaagttgagttgaaatgataaaatattgttagaatattattttttaatattattattattttagaatttgaaaaagttgaattgtttattatattttgtattgaaatttgaaaaatttgtaataatgagatgagatgaattgagatgggtttaggaaccaaacaattaaactttttcaaatttcaaaataataataatattaaaaaataatattctaacaatattttatcatctcaactcaactcagttcaacatccaaacgccaaactttctttcttgtaaaatgTCTCCAGATCTGAGTTTTGTCGGAGGAGAAGtcctctttctccctctccttcatTCCTTTCTCTATCGACTCGCTTTGTCTATCAAAATAGTTCTCTTTTCTTAGTTTATATTGCTTCCTTTAAAGTCAAAAAAACAGATTTATAGTTTTTGACAACTCTTGAGAGACACGCATAGTACATAAAAACTCCGAGGCCGTAAATTGTTTTAAGGATAGTGGTGGTCTTGTGAAAATCACCGCGTGTGGTCCTCACAATTGTGCTTGGTCTTCACGTGCCACCCCTTCCGACATCTTTTCTAGCCACACACGCCGAATCACCGAAATCGCCACTATCACATTTCACGCGCCGTCACAAATTTCAAAGTCTACTAGAGTTGGTCCAAACTGTAATCCGTCCTTTTTTGCATCTATCTTACTGCTTTCCTTATTCCTTTCCTTATTgtttagtgaaaaaaaaaaaaaaagagtacgtCTCTTagacgtttgtctgtagaggttGAGTTATTTCTTTCTATGATGGGTGAGGTTGAGTCTCTATTTAGGCAGAGTGTTGTCGCTTAGACATTTTTTTGTAGTGAGTATCAACTGTAGTGAAAACTAGACtagtcacaaaataaaatagtgtACTGGTAGAGCGCCATAtgtattaattagtttatgagGTAATGATTAATATGAGGATATCCTTGCATTTATCTGGTCATGAATATAAGTTTATCTGATGAATGAATTATGAcagttttccttaaaaaaaaatctagtcgttaagttgataaaaaataggtaataTGATACACGCTCGATTGTTGGATCTTGATGGAAATGTTATATGGCAACTAATCAGGATAGAACCGAGGGTGGTcaaatgtatttaagaaaatattttatcaatcaTCTACTTAATCACTATCTCCTTATGTGGCTTCTAACGATTggaaaataagtaataaatgataaatagttTTACAATCGATTATTTAGAGAATCGGAAGGATGATAGCAAAACTGATGGTATGTAGCACTtctctaaaacaaaaataataatttttgtataattgATCAAATGTTCATCATTCAACACATTTGACACAAAAcccattatttttataactacaCACCCAACAAAATAGAGAATTGAATTAGTATATGACACTAATAACCTCTCTTATTTGTATCACTTAAAATCTTTAAACATGCTCACTATTCAAATCCACTTCAATCCATTATTTTCCATTGATGATAGATAATGATAACATACTTTATATTAGTGTATATGATGTAGATTTAATGTAGATTTAGACATTGTAGATCATGAGATCAagtgttacatattatataaagaaattatacaaaaataaattcaaaaaatgacataacttaacgtggtatgttaaattgtaaaattaagatttactttagaataatttctttaattatgtttaaaatatttctcttctttatatatatatatatatatatatatatatatactctctaACGAAAAGGTAGGCCCATGtcacacaaaataatataaaatggtCATCctaaaataaactcataatccCCTAAATTATCATGCATTTTGTAtcctaaattaaaattacaaattaaaaatttatatatttgaatgttaaaatataGGCTTTACTCTGTAGGCACGGCAGTTTCGAAATGGCTGTGAATGCCACGTTGAAAAAAAGAGAGGTGGTGGGAATTTGGAGGTATGTGTTCGGCGTTGTCGACGGGGTCAAGGTTTGGACTTGGGGAATGACGACATATgatgttgttttctttaatCTAATCTTAAACAATGTCTATTCCTAAATTAACTAAGATTGTGCCTCGCCCTgaccaaaccaaaacaaagcGTACGTGCgcataaaagaaaagatattagagattattatttttgtgtcgACACCGACACCGCACCACCTTATGCGTGTCCCCAGACCTTGGCGTCCGGCCTCtcttcccttttattttttgtcttttcaaaatattaatataaatccTTGATTTATCTAgacatgaaattaaaatataacttataaattaaagtgATTTATTCTGATCTatcaaaatgtgatttttttatttatcaaaaaataaatctaatataccACAACTTGacacattaatttatgaattatattcttataaaatatttttgtgaatataACACTTCTCATATGGGATATTTATCTCGTGTAGCTATATTTAACTTAAGGGGTCGTTCAGACATTtagaatatctttaaaatttttgaatattaataaattgatttgcaataatagtgaaatagttcgaattaatatattttattcagttttagaaaatgagatagaaaatattgaataaaaatattaaaaaattaaaaaattatttgaatataatttttaaatattattttaattttaaaatttgtaaaaattataatgattagataaaaaagttaaaaacttaaaattaaaaagtattttctattgagtgatatttaaaattaaaaatctttaaaactttcatcttatttcattactCAAAAATATTctgaattaaaatttttgtgacgaatttcattcatattttataaaagttagtTCTAGTTTTGAGTTTTCACAAAAATCGAGGTaagatattttgattatttaaagttttttgatacgaaaatatttaaaattaagaatactgttaattttggttttaaatttctatttctAGACGCaaccttggaaatttggaaTTAACTTTAGTTACGCATGGCAAGTAAAGCACGCAGAATGTGCCAAAGGAATAATAAACACCAGAGTGCATAGCTTTTTCAGAGTCCAATGCGATTAGTAATCGTGACATGATCTTTgcaaataattgatatttttctttgagattCTTTTATATGGTGCAAGCAGCACTAATAATAGACTCAGTTTCTACTGGTtgttttatctttctatttttttatatgtattttcagGAAGTCATGCTGCTAGAGGTGGACTCCGACTCTAAAGGGGTTGGAATACCTACCTCCGACTTCTGACTCCGGCTAAGGTCGGAGGTCAAAACcccctccgactccgatttgAGTCCGATTAGAGTCAAAACTCCGACTTTGGTTGGAGTTCGAAACTCAGAGCTCTGATTGGAGTCGCAAATGGACTTTTTTAGGCCTAGTTGCCCTACTTAGGCCTAGTTGCGCTACAGAAAAAATAGGTTCTGATTGGCCCAATATCAACCCTTgtttaataatgtaaaaaaataattaaaatatctaaaaaactgtaaaaaataaggtaaaaagttaaaatataattacaagaACTAAATTAAACTACAAATTGCAAACCataaacttaaatttaaaactacaaatcgcaataaatttaaatttatagtaccaaaatattgaataatgtcatagatttcattcaaatatgaaCTAACGATAATGTCCCACATCAGTCTTGGATAGTCCATGCatttgagtcgatgactcgatagtgatttctaatttttctgcatgaaattttaacttttattgatcAGATCATCTGATTCAGATGCACTATCttttctttagtcatttaacTATAGACTTCTAAACTATCACCCAAGTGAGATTATGAACTCATCTCTACCTCTAACTCTAAcgagttttgcatgatggtaATTATCCTACGATGTGTCAGTCTCAGACTCTCAATCATACACAATTAGTCTGAGATTCATAACTAAGTCtacaaaatcatttaaattataaattaaataatgaaaatattaaaattatgtaaataataatttaaaatcataaagttaTCTGATTCAAACCTATAGCTCTAGGCATCAACGGTATCTACTCCAATGGGTGTTGAATTTAACCAGTTTtatgtgcaaacgagggcctcgaCGATGGTTGGAGATAATGCTCTGATAAACATCCAAGACACGACCTCCGGTGCTAAACGCCGACTcagaggcaaccgtagtgataTGAATGGCTAGTACATCCCTGAATATTCAGAAATGATTAGAAACTTGCCAGAattcactttccaccaagttaacaTTTGAAATGCATCACTAGGTGCTTCAACATCTTCCATAAAGTAACGCTCAATCTCAGACTTACATTCCATAATATTCCTCGATGCATGGTTTTGTTAATATTGTCGTAATcacaataaatttgaactttgtACATGTGTGTCATCCAAGAAAGATGTCAAGCCGGTCGAACGAGAGGAGATACCACCTTCGAACTGACCactgttattttaatggttatataaattatcaatatcacatttaagcgatctaataaaattttcagCGACCTCATCACTGAGGACGTCCTAATCCACTCTTATACAATCGCCAACTTATATCAGGGGTCGAGGATTGtagccacaaataataatctatttatcttctccacatctcccaaatatttattatatttgaatttcattcCCATAGCTATTGCATTTAACAAACCCACACTATCAGCACAACTCTCTTACAAGTGGTCATAAAGCCCCGAGAGCTTctcaaaatacattttcatAGTAGGATATTTTATCCCAGATATCCGCATagttatgttataaaataacttcaaaaattaaacaaaataccTGATATTGGCCCAATCAATTGTGTCCGGTGCACCGAGCCCTTTTCTCCCCCAACTgactccaacaaagcatacttCATGCCTCCATCCTCAAATGTTGTTTGGTACTTTTGCgctacatccaacatcatgtatgcaGAGTTTTATCGAGTTGGAATGTCCAGTTACAACATACTGGAAGACGGGATCTCAAGTTGCTcggctattgccttaaactggCGGAGCAGTTGGGGGaagccctcacatatctcactaGGTTCCGGATTTTAATAACAGATTCATCAACCTCCTTGAATCCTTCATaaactatgaggttgatgatatggaCACAACATCGAACATGAATAAACTGTTTCTCACGAATGATATCCTCATTTACCATCGTATTCCCCTGAACCAATCAATGACAGTGTCATTcacactggcattgtcaactatGATGCAAAGTATTTTTCTGATTCTCGAATcctttatataattattcatCTCATTGCCAATGGATGAACCCTTATGATCAATAATGTCTTTGAAGCTGATGTTCCATTTCTACAGCGTCTACTCACTATTAATAAAGTGGGCTATGATATACATGTCGCTCACATTTTGTATGGAGGTCCATGTATAAGTCGTAAATGACACTCTCTAGCTAATGGTGACAAACATTTCCTTGAACACTGTTTTCTCCTTGACGTGCCTTTTTAAACAGTCGTGCATCACAATATACACTATACCATGAAGGCATGAGAAATCATGGCTCTAAAGTATGCACAAATTTGTAGAAGCCTGCCTTATCAACTGTGGTAAAAGGCATCTCACTAGTGATGATCATCTCTACAAGAacatccctcaacatcttctcccTGTATTGAGGGATTGATAACTTTTTAATCTGCGTGCCATCAGTAGCCGTAGAAGTCTCGTAACTCAGCTTCGTATGATCAGTTGCTATCAACCTTTTGTGTATCTCATACCGCTGGTAGCACGTTAGTATTAAGCCCGtaagatgtgctattaatactGACGTGCCTTACTTCTTCGAATGACAATTGCATAGTTGTCCACAAAGTGACATCGAGCCTGCGGGTTCTCATGATCACCGGAAACTTTGGTGAAATGTTCACATGTCCACGACCATTTTTTACTAGGTCGTGTTGGTGGATCAGTctcaacattcatcaactcCTCATCctcattaattatattaacttctAGATCTATTGGGACTCAACTATTTGCACAGGAGGTAGCTGCTCTGGATGGGGGTCTATGGCCTAAAGTATCAGTTGGTGACGCCAACGGCTGTATGGCAGCGTCATCCTCTTGTGGAGAATCGCAATGAGAATGAGATGGTGCTGTATCCATAATTTGAGCAAATAATCTGAAATAATTAACAAACAACCTTCATTTTAAATGTTATGATAATTATCTACAATttgaaaacacattgaaaaggaaaaaaaaatatatgtgtctAGTCATGtttgtgtttaaaaataaataaaacacaaaaaaaaaaatgaatttccgCTTGAGCCACAATTGAGCGAAAGCTCGAGCAAACAATCTGTGTGATATTCGCTTGAGCCACACTGGAGGAAAGGCTCGatcgaacaatctgtgtgatgtcGCTCGAGTGACATTCGAGCGAAGACTCGAACGAACAATCTGTATGACGTTCCTAGaacaaaaaatctg from Juglans microcarpa x Juglans regia isolate MS1-56 chromosome 3S, Jm3101_v1.0, whole genome shotgun sequence encodes:
- the LOC121258487 gene encoding uncharacterized protein LOC121258487 isoform X1; translation: MHHKLVGTASGDKGPVFTIYLCWGRCGSCTERDFCLLSLSFLPFLLLIFLRRLPLSEREKKRPEKRREMGNCQAIDAAALVIQHPSGKLERLYWPVSANEVMKTNPGHYVSLIIPLPASEDDQDQDKTKTVRFTRVKLLRPTDTLALGHAYRLVTTQDFTAGFVEVMKVLRAKKFAKTKQKQEVESAEMSQTVSEKQIPGFEAEGKSDKEKKYQVMRHERQRVRTPSMSSAVMRSKSWRPSLLSISEAGS
- the LOC121258487 gene encoding uncharacterized protein LOC121258487 isoform X2, with product MGNCQAIDAAALVIQHPSGKLERLYWPVSANEVMKTNPGHYVSLIIPLPASEDDQDQDKTKTVRFTRVKLLRPTDTLALGHAYRLVTTQEVMKVLRAKKFAKTKQKQEVESAEMSQTVSEKQIPGFEAEGKSDKEKKYQVMRHERQRVRTPSMSSAVMRSKSWRPSLLSISEAGS